Genomic DNA from Lactuca sativa cultivar Salinas chromosome 8, Lsat_Salinas_v11, whole genome shotgun sequence:
GATAACCCTAAATATTGGCCGACGATTTCAACACACCACTCGTCCTCAATTGACCCCCAAAACGGATTTCATCGCCTACTGCTGCTATCGATCCCTACCATATTCTTCAGATCACGCCGCcgcatccaccaccaccaccaccaccgtcaaCCTCCGCAtcgaccaccaccaccattaaCCTCCGCATCGAGCAGGTAATGTTCAATATATCACTTGATTGAATTGTTTGAAAACTTCCGTTTAGCTTAAACCTATGTCCTTCAAAGGATCAAGACTGCTAATTACTTCATCATCTAGGGTAAAAAGTATGGTTAATAATTCGAATTAGAGGTTGACTCGTATATGGATGTTAATTCGAATTTAGGGCAAAAAAGTAATAAAGATGTGATCTGCTCGGTTCGTTCCTGATCTATTTGGGTTCTAATTACTTCTTCATCTTTTCATTTTGATGTTGTTTTTCTCAAAAACATAAcctaacaaaatcaaaataaattttGTGTGGAGAATCAGCAAGATCATTGTTGAATTTGTCGAAAGAAAAGACTCTGATCAATCTCATACTTTTCTCTTAGTTTCTTTTGCTGAAGACatgtttaatttgtttattttgatTTTCTTCATAGGTTGGTTTCTTTCATTCATGGCGGCTTTGAAGGAGCTTTTGCCACCTGCAAAATCATCTTCTTCCACCTTCTATGATCATTCAAGCGACCCATGGTTTAAGCAAAGATACAGCGCCCCAACAGAGGATGAACATACTGAAATCATCAAAAAGAACCCTGTCCCATTATACAACACACCTGAGCGTTTCAAATACCGGCCCTCAAAACCACAAGACTTTGGTGATGGTGGAGCTTTCCCCGAGATACACTATGCACAGTTCCCCCTTGATCTTGGTAGGAAAAAAGATTCATCTTCTGGACCAAAAACCCTACCTGTAACAGTCGATAAACATGGTAACTTAACATTTGATGCGATCGTGAAGCAAAATGAAAACGCTTCAAAGATTGTTCACTCACAGCACAAAGATCTTGTACCCAAGATTCTAaaggatgaagaagatgaagaagatgaagaggaagtGGAGAAGCAgaaaaagattgaagaaacaacCCTTCAAACAAAAGCAGCTCTCGAAAAGATTGTGAATGTAAGACTAAGTGCAGCACAACCCAAAAACGTTACCACACAATCTCAAGATTCAAAGTTCATCAAATACAAACCCTCACAACAATCATCCGCGTTCAACTCAGGGGCAAAAGAGAGAATCATTAGAATGGTGGAAATGCCAGTTGACCCATTGGACCCACCAAAGTTCAAACACAAAAGAGTCCCAAAAGCTAACGGGTCGCCACCTGTCCCTGTCATGCATTCCCCTCCTAGACCCGTAACAGTAAAAGACCAACAAGATTGGAAAATCCCTCCATGTATTTCAAACTGGAAGAATCCAAAAGGGTACACAATTCCACTTGATAAACGTTTAGCAGCAGATGGAAGAGGGCTTCAAGAGGTACAAATCAATGATAATTTTGCCAAACTTTCAGAAGCTTTATATGTAGCTGAACAAAAAGCAAGAGAAGCTGTTTCCATGAGGTCAAAAGTCCAAAAGGAAATGATGatgaaagaaaaagaaagaaaagaacaaGAACTCCGCGCATTAGCTCAAAAAGCAAGATCCGAAAGAACCGGGACCGCAACCGGACCACCTCCTGCCGCCCCACCGCCGCCTCCCTCCGGGAAGAGCATGATGGATGTTGACGAGAGAGAACCAAGAGAaccaagagaaacaagagagacaagagaggagagagaggagaggattCAGAGAGAGAAGATTCGGGAGGAGAGgaggagagagagggagagagagagaagactGGAAGCGAAAGATGCAGCAATGGGGAAAAAGAGTAAGATAACACGGGACAGAGACCGTGACATCAGCGAGAAGGTGGCGCTGGGGATGGCGTCAGGAGGGGCGGCGCGTGGTGGTGAAGTGATGTACGATCAGCGGTTGTTTAATCAAGAGAAAGGGATGGATTCAGGGTTTGGGACAGAGGATCAATACAATGTTTATGACAAAGGATTGTTTACAGCTCAGCCTACTCTCTCCACCTTATACCGCCCTAAGAAGGATGCTGATGGTGAGATGTATGGTGGGGCGGATGAGCAGATTGAGAAGATTAGGAAAACGGATCGATTTAAACCGGATAAAGGGTTCACGGGTGCCAACGAGAAAGCGGGTCCCAGGGATAGACCCGTTGAGTTTGAAAAAGAAGTCGCTGAAGAAGCGGATCCATTTGGTTTGGATCAGTTTTTGACCCAAGTCAAAGGAGGGAAGAAGgcgatggataaagttggaagcaGTGGGACCATGAAAGCAAGTGGTGGGGCTTCTATGCGTGAAGGGTATGAAGGTTCTGGAAGGAGTCGGATTGGGTTTGAAAGGGGGCGATAGAGAGAGTGAGAGTAAGGTATGGATTAATGACATGATCATAAACTCGCTTTatattttaattcttgtgtttTTGGTTAATGGATATCTCTTTATCAAGTGTTATGACATATGATGATGGCACTGTGATTTGTACTTTTTATGTTAAACTTGTACTTGGCTTTTGTGATTTCGGTATTTGAAAAACTATTATGTTTGTTTACTGTTTTCTTTGATTATTTCAACTTGAAAAGATGACTACCGTTGTTTATAAAACTACTTGTTCTACAAAATAATCAGTAGAAATACACAAGTATTTTATGTTGCTGTTATGGGAGGAATAAAAAAAAAAGCATAATGTCCATATTGGGAAGTAGTCAGAATTCTCATATCAGCAATGTACTTACACATAATGACAACGTACTTAGAATTTGTTATCAGTAATAGCAACATAGTTAGTTACACTTGTTTACCCAATAATTGCAACatttattaaagaaaacataTTATTGCTTATAAGGGTAAAAAAATACAAGTAAATTGCTACTACTGATAAAAACTAAATTACTTTGTTATTAACTGTATTAAAATGCAAGTATGTTGGTATTATGGGGTTAAAAAGTAAAGTAAGTAATAAGTTGCTGTTATGGGTTAAACAATAAAGTAGCATGCTTATATCTGTAAAATTAGATTTTTTGAGCATTCAAGATAGCATGATGCTAAAAGGTATAGCATTCAATGATAGTAATAGTACTATAGTAGCATTCAAGAATAGTAGGATGCTATTAAAGAGTGTTTTTTTTACATGATTTTTTACAGTTTCTAGTTTCTACATGCTATTTTAGAATCCttagtaggatgctataattaaCAAGTACAGTACCTAATTAATAATTTGAAAATCAACTCTTTAACTTTCAAACATAACAAGttaatgaactttttttttttttttttttttttttttttttttttttttttaagaatagGAGAATGCTGTTAACAGTTTATAATTTAAAAATGATGCTACGATTAACAATTTATAATAGTAGGATATGCTATTGAAAATTATAAGTTGTGTAATTCCAATATAGAAGAGATTAAATACCCattttcaaacttttggaatcATCCAACAAAGGGAGCAGTCACCATTAGAGCAAGACCGTACCTCTATAGTGTTTGCAAGACACATGGCACATGAAttagatattatttatttattataaagatAATATATCAATTCAATTGTTTTTAATATCTAGATATACCATTTGATTaaaatactaatataatatttttgTAAGCCTTTTAAGTTTTGAAAGACACACTCCTATGTGACATGAAATAATGGCGCATCTAGCCTTGCAAACCAATTGCAAGCCATTGATGTAGATGGTCTTAACCAAAAATATGGTTGATGTCATGTGATTGCCATCTCATCATCTTGCATAACTATATTAGATTATACatcattatattattcttatttttactttaaatatattttttttattactttaaaatattttttttattacattataTCCCTctcattatatatattttttcattacTTTAATTTTTTAATACTTTAAATATATATTTCAGTTAATTAAATGTAAAGAGGTAGAGAGAAAAAAAATTGTGATTGGATGCTCAATTGTGATGGTGATCACATTTCACCACAATGTGGTGCTTTGACAGTCTACCACATTAGGCTGTGGAGAGTGGTTGCACCCAAACCACCAGCTAACTCAGCGCCACGTAGATATTTTAGCATTCCACAACCAACCGACTAGGTTGTGGAAATGGTGTTCACCTAGTGGGTTGGTAGTGAAAGGGCAAAAATGATGAAAGAGAAGGAGATAAAATGGAAACTGACATAACAATTAGCTAATCATCTTGTGTGTCTTCATGCGTCTTGGCAACCACTTCACATCCAACCCACCGGAGCTTGGGTCGGTGTTCACGCGTAGGTTGGCTTGCCACATAGGATCTCACGCGTGAAATAACCCTCCACTCCGGATAGTCTTATCATGGGTGATCTTTACATTCAACATATTTGTACATCAAACACATTTGTGGTTGGTGGTGACCATTCCGAAAGACCTTATATGTTAGATGATAATCCATCTCGTCATTTGTTGCAAACCTATTGAATTAGGTTAATTATTTGGGAAAAAAATACCAATGGTTTAAACGAGACAAAAAAAATCATTGATGGCTTGAATAAAAGAGTAGCCTATTTGTGTTATTTTTCTGATTTTCATGCCATGTGTCGTATGAGTAGTGTATGTTTGCAtgttgtatatttttttttttttatggtaGTAGACTTAGTAGTATTGATAAATGTGCGTGGTTGAAAAAGATCAAATCGTGTTGAAAGTTTTAATAATTAAGTAGTTAAGaaattttttatgttattttatttttagactAAATAAGATGTTATCAAGCAATGACATAACCATGTAAACATGTTTTCATTGTTTTTACATTCAAAACATATTCAGTAATCTGACCCCATCCAATGTAACCTCATTCGAGTTAACTTGTGAAGACCAATTGATATTTAAGTTGAGTCAAGCCTGGTCAAAGTATAAGCTCGTGAAGGGATGGAGCATGCTGACGAAGGTAAATCATTGCGATTAATCCAAACGGAGCTATCAACCACTACACAACATGCCACTCATCCGATGTTGGCTCTGACCTCTCTATAGAGTTATTATCCTCCTATTACAATTTCAAATCAATTGTTAACAACATATATAGTAAAAATGgcagttttaaataaataatcatattcaaTCAACGTCAATGACCACCTTCGAGCTAGTCTTCTATAATCGCTTAAGCTTTGATCATGGAATGGTCCAAGGGATCACCAAATACATGGCTAATTGAAAAAGTCTCAAAAATCCAGATCAATGAAActcacgtatcacaatattagcaaagagaaaacattaaaaatataaattaaatatttaatattttcttgAAAACGTATATAACCTGCTTAGGCTATACGTCAATTTGTAAGGTTTATTTTTCTTTAGTTTGACGAGATGAATAAGTTCATAAACTTTCGTATATATTATCTTCAACTGATTGGATAATTGCTCACAAATTATCCTTCCTAAAAAAATTATGTGTCACAAAAAAAAACAACCATTAGTTACATCAAAACAGTTACAAAGGATAAATGACATGACACTCGTTGAAGTCGTCAAAGTTGGATACAAGGCCTAAGACTTATCATTCATAGGCAACCAACTATTAAAACCCTTCTCCAACAAATAGAGCAACACACACATACTACATCCTCGTCCAATAAATCATACACAGATTTATTAAAAACGTTATTCATGTTTTCCAAACTTACTGGGTCGCTCAGAACAACCATTGGAAACATACGTAATCGGAAATCGTAACCGAAATCAGAAGCCATGAAATACTCACCAAACTGGAACCGATAACAAGATAAAATTCCTTCCTCCTAACGGTCAATTTGTAGTCTTCGATTTCAAAAAATATTTCCTCTATTTTGTTTTAGTGGGTTGTGAAACCTtctttgcatatatatatatatatatatatatatatatatatatatatatatatatatatatatatatatatatatatatatatatatatatatatatatatatatatatatttcctctAAAGCGTGATTTGAAGTTATAACAaagtaaagaaaaaaaaagtatatatataacaAGCGGTGCAGTGCGGTTTGAACCGCAATTTTGTAAATACAAACCGCAAACCACACCGCATAGTGTGATTTGATAAAATGATAACCGCAAACTGCACCACGAAATTCTAAACCACattatgcggtgcggtgcgggTGGTTTGTGCGGTTTTTTGCACAACCCTAGTTTGAGGGATCAAAACAACAACCATCTTCAACTTTATATAAGTGAAGACTTGAAATGGTTTAAGAAATGGCCCGAGGTTTGGCTTAAATCataaaaccaaaaccaaacccAAAAACATGAGCGAAAAACCAAACATTTGAAAAACCAAACTCACCTGATTGTGTTTTAGTTTGGTTTCAAATTTTTAGAAACCGATGTTCTTTAGTTTTTG
This window encodes:
- the LOC111905288 gene encoding SNW/SKI-interacting protein A; protein product: MAALKELLPPAKSSSSTFYDHSSDPWFKQRYSAPTEDEHTEIIKKNPVPLYNTPERFKYRPSKPQDFGDGGAFPEIHYAQFPLDLGRKKDSSSGPKTLPVTVDKHGNLTFDAIVKQNENASKIVHSQHKDLVPKILKDEEDEEDEEEVEKQKKIEETTLQTKAALEKIVNVRLSAAQPKNVTTQSQDSKFIKYKPSQQSSAFNSGAKERIIRMVEMPVDPLDPPKFKHKRVPKANGSPPVPVMHSPPRPVTVKDQQDWKIPPCISNWKNPKGYTIPLDKRLAADGRGLQEVQINDNFAKLSEALYVAEQKAREAVSMRSKVQKEMMMKEKERKEQELRALAQKARSERTGTATGPPPAAPPPPPSGKSMMDVDEREPREPRETRETREEREERIQREKIREERRRERERERRLEAKDAAMGKKSKITRDRDRDISEKVALGMASGGAARGGEVMYDQRLFNQEKGMDSGFGTEDQYNVYDKGLFTAQPTLSTLYRPKKDADGEMYGGADEQIEKIRKTDRFKPDKGFTGANEKAGPRDRPVEFEKEVAEEADPFGLDQFLTQVKGGKKAMDKVGSSGTMKASGGASMREGYEGSGRSRIGFERGR